A window of the Acidimicrobiales bacterium genome harbors these coding sequences:
- a CDS encoding DoxX family protein, translating into MRKGRATGHDSDIPALLLRLALGPMLITHGYNKVKGAGGLEGTAKWFDGLGLRPAWVHARLAAATEIGAGTLITIGALNPLPAAAVIGLMTTAAATDHRGKGFFIFKGGWEYVAVVGTAAAALASLGYGRFSLDHLRGKQRSGVGWALAATALGAGNAGALVAASYRPDQNT; encoded by the coding sequence GTGCGTAAGGGGAGGGCCACAGGCCACGACAGCGACATCCCGGCGCTGCTGCTCCGCCTCGCTCTGGGTCCCATGCTGATCACGCACGGCTACAACAAAGTGAAGGGCGCGGGCGGCCTGGAGGGGACGGCGAAGTGGTTCGACGGGCTCGGGCTCAGGCCGGCGTGGGTGCACGCCCGCCTCGCTGCGGCCACCGAGATCGGCGCAGGAACACTCATCACCATCGGCGCACTCAATCCGCTCCCGGCGGCTGCCGTCATCGGGCTGATGACGACGGCGGCGGCGACTGACCACCGAGGGAAGGGCTTCTTCATCTTCAAGGGCGGATGGGAGTACGTCGCCGTCGTGGGCACGGCGGCGGCCGCCCTGGCGTCGCTCGGCTATGGGCGCTTCTCGCTGGACCACCTGCGGGGTAAGCAGCGGTCGGGCGTGGGGTGGGCGCTGGCGGCGACGGCCCTCGGCGCCGGCAACGCCGGCGCCTTGGTGGCCGCTTCCTACCGACCCGACCAGAACACCTGA